The Solanum lycopersicum chromosome 6, SLM_r2.1 genome has a window encoding:
- the LOC101259161 gene encoding probable aspartyl protease At4g16563, with protein sequence MPSSLSFALFFSLLSLLFSFISSSNSTTSTIPLSLFNTKHPSQDLYEKLTHLASISLARANYIKKSQDSPVSTTPLYPQSYGGYSITLSFGTPPQKIPFIMDTGSSFVWFPCTTRYLCTNCSVSSATSQSIPTFIPKSSSSARVVGCLNPKCGWIHSNNPKSRCQDCESPTNCKQVCPPYIILYGSGSTGGLALVDTLDLSNKKVPNFLVGCSLFSSKQPAGIAGLGRGLASLPNQLGVKKFSYCLVSHKFDDTGKSSNLVLDFNASGEKTAGLSYTPLLKNPVVSEKNALSVYYYVSLRKITVGGKKVKIPYKYLTPDSNGNGGSIVDSGTTFTFMNRGVFEPVLDAFVKQVKGIPRSESIEIITGLKPCFNISRQETVSLPELKFHFKGGAEMTLPIANYFSFAGEIDVICLTMVTDSAFGPELSTGPSIILGNFQMQNYLVEFDLKNEKFGFKQQMCK encoded by the coding sequence ATGCCTTCTTCACTCTCTTTTGCTCTGTTTTTCTCTTTGCTTTCTCTCCTCTTTTCCTTCATTTCTTCATCAAACTCTACCACTTCTACCATTCCACTTTCACTTTTCAACACAAAACACCCATCTCAAGATTTATATGAAAAGCTCACACATTTAGCTTCCATTTCCTTAGCAAGAGCAAATTACATCAAGAAATCTCAAGATTCCCCTGTTTCCACAACCCCTTTGTATCCTCAAAGCTATGGAGGCTACTCCATTACTCTTAGCTTTGGTACACCTCCACAGAAAATCCCTTTCATTATGGACACTGGAAGTAGCTTTGTTTGGTTCCCATGTACTACAAGGTACTTATGTACCAATTGCTCTGTCTCTTCAGCTACTTCACAGTCCATTCCTACCTTCATTCCCAAATCTTCATCCTCCGCACGAGTTGTTGGTTGTTTGAATCCAAAATGTGGTTGGATTCATAGCAATAATCCAAAATCTCGTTGCCAAGATTGCGAATCGCCTACTAATTGTAAACAGGTCTGTCCACCATATATTATACTTTATGGTTCAGGCTCAACAGGGGGTCTTGCTCTTGTTGACACACTCGATCTTTCTAACAAGAAAGTTCCCAATTTTCTCGTTGGTTGTTCTCTGTTTTCATCAAAACAGCCTGCTGGAATTGCTGGTTTAGGCCGGGGACTTGCATCATTACCAAATCAATTAGGTGTCAAGAAGTTCTCTTATTGCCTTGTTTCACATAAATTTGATGATACTGGTAAAAGTAGCAATCTTGTTTTGGATTTCAATGCTAGTGGTGAAAAAACTGCAGGTTTAAGCTATACCCCATTGCTGAAAAATCCAGTGGTGTCTGAAAAAAATGCATTGTCAGTGTATTACTATGTTAGTTTGAGGAAAATTACAGTTGGAGGGAAGAAAGTGAAGATCCCATACAAGTATTTAACACCAGATTCCAATGGAAATGGTGGGAGCATTGTGGATTCAGGCACGACTTTCACATTCATGAATCGCGGTGTTTTTGAACCAGTACTTGATGCATTTGTGAAACAAGTAAAGGGTATTCCAAGAAGTGAGAGTATTGAGATAATAACAGGTTTGAAGCCATGTTTCAATATTTCCAGGCAAGAAACAGTGTCTTTACCAGAGCTAAAGTTTCATTTCAAAGGTGGTGCAGAGATGACATTGCCAATAGCAAATTACTTCTCATTTGCAGGTGAAATTGATGTCATTTGCTTAACAATGGTTACAGATAGTGCTTTTGGCCCTGAATTATCTACCGGTCCATCGATAATTCTGGGCAATTTTCAGATGCAGAATTACTTAGTTGAATTTGATctcaaaaatgaaaagtttGGATTCAAGCAGCAAATGTGCAaatga